GGCGCCGTCTGGCGCAACTTCGAGTACCTGATGAGCGGCCTGGCGCTGAGCCTGGGCCTGGCCGCGGTTTCCATCCTGATCGGCGCGGCGATCGGCCTGGCCCTGGCCTTCGCGCTGACGTCCAGGCGCCTGGCGCTGTCCGCGCCGGCGCGGCTGTACGTCACGCTGCTGCGCAACCTGCCCATCCTGGTGCTGGTGCTGTTCGCCTATTTCGCGCTGCCCCAGCTGGGGGTCCGGATCGACAAGATCAAGAGCTTCATGCTGGTGCTGTCGCTCTATTCCGGCGCCTACCTGGCCGAGGTGTTCCGCGCCGGGCTGCTGTCGATCCCGCGCGGCCTGACCGAGGCAGGACTGGCGATCGGCCTGACGCCCACGCAGATCCGCGCGACCATCATCGCGCCACTGATGCTGCGCAACGTGCTGCCCTCGCTGTCGTCCACGATCATCTCGCTGTTCAAGGACACCTCGCTGGCGGCCGTCATCGCCGTGCCCGAACTGACCTTCGCCGCGCGCAAGATCAACGTCGAGAGCTTCCGCGTCATCGAGACCTGGATCGTCACGTCCGCGCTCTATGTCGCCTGCTGCTTCCTCATCGCCGCCGCGCTGCGCCTGATCGAGCGCCGCCTGGCGCTGCCCAGGTGAATCCCATGTCGCAGACCTTTCTTGAACAACTGTGGGCCGCCCGCCAGGTCATCCTGAACGGCCTGGCGGTCTCGGTGTCGATCTCGCTGCTGGCCATCGCCGCGGGCTCCGTCCTGGGCGTGCTGGCCGGCCTGGCGCTGACCTATGGCGGCCGGGCCGCGCGCCTGGCGCTGCGGACCTACATCGACATCGTGCGCGGCACGCCGGTGCTGGTCCTGGTGCTGGCCAGCTACTACGTGTCGGCGGCCATCGGCCTGGACCTGGGGCCCTTCGCGGCCGGCGTGCTGGCGCTGGCGGTGTTCTGCTCGTCGCACGTCGGCGAGATCGTGCGCGGCGCGCTGCAGGCCATTCCCCGGGGTCAGACCGAAGCCGCCAAGGCCATCGGCCTGAGCTTCGCCCAGACCTTCTCGTCGGT
The Achromobacter sp. AONIH1 DNA segment above includes these coding regions:
- a CDS encoding amino acid ABC transporter permease, whose translation is MDYTLNFGAVWRNFEYLMSGLALSLGLAAVSILIGAAIGLALAFALTSRRLALSAPARLYVTLLRNLPILVLVLFAYFALPQLGVRIDKIKSFMLVLSLYSGAYLAEVFRAGLLSIPRGLTEAGLAIGLTPTQIRATIIAPLMLRNVLPSLSSTIISLFKDTSLAAVIAVPELTFAARKINVESFRVIETWIVTSALYVACCFLIAAALRLIERRLALPR
- a CDS encoding amino acid ABC transporter permease; its protein translation is MSQTFLEQLWAARQVILNGLAVSVSISLLAIAAGSVLGVLAGLALTYGGRAARLALRTYIDIVRGTPVLVLVLASYYVSAAIGLDLGPFAAGVLALAVFCSSHVGEIVRGALQAIPRGQTEAAKAIGLSFAQTFSSVLWPQALRQCLPAWVNTAAEMVKASTLLSVIGVAELLLRTQEIISRNFMSLQFYFLAGGLYFIVNFGIERLGKYVERKTALPS